Proteins from one Rhinopithecus roxellana isolate Shanxi Qingling chromosome 20, ASM756505v1, whole genome shotgun sequence genomic window:
- the TIGD7 gene encoding tigger transposable element-derived protein 7 isoform X4 gives MRVKFSMNKRGKYTTLNLEEKMKVLSRIEAGRSLKSVMDEFGIRAEKRKRTTGAKYGDVDDAVYMWYQQKRSAGVPVRGVELQAAAERFAQCFGRTDFKASTGWLFRFRNRHAIGNRKGCGEQVLSSVSENIEPFRQKLSMIIKEEKLCLAQLYSGDETDLFWKSMPENYQASRKDICLPGKKINKERLSALLCANADGTHKLKSIIIGKSKLPKSVKEDTSTLPVIYKPSKGVWFTRELFSEWFFQNFVPEVRHFQLNVLRFHEEDIRALLLLDSCPAHPSSESLTSEDGRIKCMFFPHNTSTLIQPMSQGVILSCKRLYRWKQLEESLVIFEESDDEQEKGDKGVSKIKIYNIKSAIFNWAKSWDEVKQITIANAWENLLYKKEPEYDFQGLEDGDYREILEKCGELETKLDDDRVWLNGDEQKGCLLKTKGEIIKKVVQKGGETEKQTAEFKLSAVRESLDYLLDFVDATPEFQRFHFTLKEMQQEIVKKQFQSKIHSRTGSFLKPRPRNIKDSFSGPSTSGSNH, from the exons AGTTAAATTCAGTATGAATAAGAGAGGGAAATATACAACACTGAATCTGGAGGAGAAAATGAAGGTTCTAAGTAGAATTGAAGCTGGACGATCACTTAAAAGTGTAATGGATGAATTTGGAATCA GGgctgagaagagaaagaggacaaCCGGAGCCAAATATGGTGATGTAGATGATGCGGTCTACATGTGGTACCAACAGAAACGCTCAGCTGGTGTTCCGGTAAGAGGCGTGGAGCTTCAGGCTGCTGCAGAGAGATTCGCACAGTGTTTTGGGCGAACAGATTTCAAAGCTAGCACTGGTTGGCTTTTTAGATTTCGAAATCGGCATGCAATTGGAAACCGAAAAGGATGTGGGGAACAAGTCCTAAGTTCAGTTTCTGAAAACATTGAACCATTTCGACAAAAACTGTCCATGATAATCAAAGAGGAGAAACTGTGTCTAGCTCAGCTATACAGTGGGGATGAAACAGACCTCTTTTGGAAGTCAATGCCAGAAAATTATCAGGCAAGTAGGAAGGATATCTGCCTAccagggaagaaaataaacaaagaaaggtTGTCTGCCCTTTTATGTGCAAATGCAGATGGAACTCATAAATTAAAGTCAATCATTATTGGAAAATCAAAACTGCCTAAAAGTGTGAAAGAGGACACAAGTACATTGCCTGTGATATATAAACCCAGTAAAGGTGTTTGGTTCACCAGAGAATTGTTTTCAGAATGGTTTTTTCAAAACTTTGTTCCTGAGGTCCGACATTTTCAACTTAATGTTCTAAGATTTCATGAAGAGGACATCAGGGCGTTGTTACTTCTGGACAGTTGCCCGGCTCATCCTTCCTCTGAATCACTAACCAGTGAGGATGGTCGAATAAAATGTATGTTCTTTCCCCATAACACTTCAACCTTGATTCAGCCAATGAGTCAAGGTGTGATCTTGAGTTGCAAACGACTGTATAGATGGAAGCAACTTGAAGAGAGTCTTGTAATATTTGAAGAAAGTGATGATGAGCAGGAGAAAGGAGATAAAGGAGtttccaaaattaaaatctaTAATATAAAAAGTGCAATTTTTAACTGGGCAAAAAGTTGGGATGAAGTAAAACAAATAACCATAGCAAATGCATGGGAAAATCTTCTTTACAAAAAGGAACCTGAATATGATTTTCAAGGCTTAGAAGATGGGGATTATAGAGAAATTCTTGAAAAATGTGGAGAGTTGGAAACTAAGTTGGATGATGATAGGGTGTGGTTAAATGGAGATGAACAAAAGGGTTGTCTCCTAAAAACCAAAggtgaaataataaagaaagttgttcaaaaaggaggagaaacagaGAAGCAGACTGCTGAATTTAAATTATCTGCTGTAAGAGAGAGTTTGGACTACCTTCTTGACTTTGTTGATGCCACACCTGAGTTTCAGAGATTCCACTTCACGCTGAAAGAGATGCAACAAGAAATAGTCAAGAAACAGTTCCAGAGTAAAATCCATTCTAGAACTGGTAGCTTTTTGAAACCTAGGCCTCGTAATATTAAGGACTCCTTCAGTGGGCCTTCAACTTCTGGTTCTAATCATTAG
- the TIGD7 gene encoding tigger transposable element-derived protein 7 isoform X3 — MRVKFSMNKRGKYTTLNLEEKMKVLSRIEAGRSLKSVMDEFGIIGAEKRKRTTGAKYGDVDDAVYMWYQQKRSAGVPVRGVELQAAAERFAQCFGRTDFKASTGWLFRFRNRHAIGNRKGCGEQVLSSVSENIEPFRQKLSMIIKEEKLCLAQLYSGDETDLFWKSMPENYQASRKDICLPGKKINKERLSALLCANADGTHKLKSIIIGKSKLPKSVKEDTSTLPVIYKPSKGVWFTRELFSEWFFQNFVPEVRHFQLNVLRFHEEDIRALLLLDSCPAHPSSESLTSEDGRIKCMFFPHNTSTLIQPMSQGVILSCKRLYRWKQLEESLVIFEESDDEQEKGDKGVSKIKIYNIKSAIFNWAKSWDEVKQITIANAWENLLYKKEPEYDFQGLEDGDYREILEKCGELETKLDDDRVWLNGDEQKGCLLKTKGEIIKKVVQKGGETEKQTAEFKLSAVRESLDYLLDFVDATPEFQRFHFTLKEMQQEIVKKQFQSKIHSRTGSFLKPRPRNIKDSFSGPSTSGSNH, encoded by the exons AGTTAAATTCAGTATGAATAAGAGAGGGAAATATACAACACTGAATCTGGAGGAGAAAATGAAGGTTCTAAGTAGAATTGAAGCTGGACGATCACTTAAAAGTGTAATGGATGAATTTGGAATCA TAGGGgctgagaagagaaagaggacaaCCGGAGCCAAATATGGTGATGTAGATGATGCGGTCTACATGTGGTACCAACAGAAACGCTCAGCTGGTGTTCCGGTAAGAGGCGTGGAGCTTCAGGCTGCTGCAGAGAGATTCGCACAGTGTTTTGGGCGAACAGATTTCAAAGCTAGCACTGGTTGGCTTTTTAGATTTCGAAATCGGCATGCAATTGGAAACCGAAAAGGATGTGGGGAACAAGTCCTAAGTTCAGTTTCTGAAAACATTGAACCATTTCGACAAAAACTGTCCATGATAATCAAAGAGGAGAAACTGTGTCTAGCTCAGCTATACAGTGGGGATGAAACAGACCTCTTTTGGAAGTCAATGCCAGAAAATTATCAGGCAAGTAGGAAGGATATCTGCCTAccagggaagaaaataaacaaagaaaggtTGTCTGCCCTTTTATGTGCAAATGCAGATGGAACTCATAAATTAAAGTCAATCATTATTGGAAAATCAAAACTGCCTAAAAGTGTGAAAGAGGACACAAGTACATTGCCTGTGATATATAAACCCAGTAAAGGTGTTTGGTTCACCAGAGAATTGTTTTCAGAATGGTTTTTTCAAAACTTTGTTCCTGAGGTCCGACATTTTCAACTTAATGTTCTAAGATTTCATGAAGAGGACATCAGGGCGTTGTTACTTCTGGACAGTTGCCCGGCTCATCCTTCCTCTGAATCACTAACCAGTGAGGATGGTCGAATAAAATGTATGTTCTTTCCCCATAACACTTCAACCTTGATTCAGCCAATGAGTCAAGGTGTGATCTTGAGTTGCAAACGACTGTATAGATGGAAGCAACTTGAAGAGAGTCTTGTAATATTTGAAGAAAGTGATGATGAGCAGGAGAAAGGAGATAAAGGAGtttccaaaattaaaatctaTAATATAAAAAGTGCAATTTTTAACTGGGCAAAAAGTTGGGATGAAGTAAAACAAATAACCATAGCAAATGCATGGGAAAATCTTCTTTACAAAAAGGAACCTGAATATGATTTTCAAGGCTTAGAAGATGGGGATTATAGAGAAATTCTTGAAAAATGTGGAGAGTTGGAAACTAAGTTGGATGATGATAGGGTGTGGTTAAATGGAGATGAACAAAAGGGTTGTCTCCTAAAAACCAAAggtgaaataataaagaaagttgttcaaaaaggaggagaaacagaGAAGCAGACTGCTGAATTTAAATTATCTGCTGTAAGAGAGAGTTTGGACTACCTTCTTGACTTTGTTGATGCCACACCTGAGTTTCAGAGATTCCACTTCACGCTGAAAGAGATGCAACAAGAAATAGTCAAGAAACAGTTCCAGAGTAAAATCCATTCTAGAACTGGTAGCTTTTTGAAACCTAGGCCTCGTAATATTAAGGACTCCTTCAGTGGGCCTTCAACTTCTGGTTCTAATCATTAG
- the TIGD7 gene encoding tigger transposable element-derived protein 7 isoform X1: MRVKFSMNKRGKYTTLNLEEKMKVLSRIEAGRSLKSVMDEFGISKSTFYDIKKNKKLILDFVLKQDMPLVGAEKRKRTTGAKYGDVDDAVYMWYQQKRSAGVPVRGVELQAAAERFAQCFGRTDFKASTGWLFRFRNRHAIGNRKGCGEQVLSSVSENIEPFRQKLSMIIKEEKLCLAQLYSGDETDLFWKSMPENYQASRKDICLPGKKINKERLSALLCANADGTHKLKSIIIGKSKLPKSVKEDTSTLPVIYKPSKGVWFTRELFSEWFFQNFVPEVRHFQLNVLRFHEEDIRALLLLDSCPAHPSSESLTSEDGRIKCMFFPHNTSTLIQPMSQGVILSCKRLYRWKQLEESLVIFEESDDEQEKGDKGVSKIKIYNIKSAIFNWAKSWDEVKQITIANAWENLLYKKEPEYDFQGLEDGDYREILEKCGELETKLDDDRVWLNGDEQKGCLLKTKGEIIKKVVQKGGETEKQTAEFKLSAVRESLDYLLDFVDATPEFQRFHFTLKEMQQEIVKKQFQSKIHSRTGSFLKPRPRNIKDSFSGPSTSGSNH, from the coding sequence AGTTAAATTCAGTATGAATAAGAGAGGGAAATATACAACACTGAATCTGGAGGAGAAAATGAAGGTTCTAAGTAGAATTGAAGCTGGACGATCACTTAAAAGTGTAATGGATGAATTTGGAATCAGTAAGTCAACAttttatgacattaaaaaaaataagaagttaatTCTAGACTTTGTACTAAAGCAGGACATGCCATTAGTAGGGgctgagaagagaaagaggacaaCCGGAGCCAAATATGGTGATGTAGATGATGCGGTCTACATGTGGTACCAACAGAAACGCTCAGCTGGTGTTCCGGTAAGAGGCGTGGAGCTTCAGGCTGCTGCAGAGAGATTCGCACAGTGTTTTGGGCGAACAGATTTCAAAGCTAGCACTGGTTGGCTTTTTAGATTTCGAAATCGGCATGCAATTGGAAACCGAAAAGGATGTGGGGAACAAGTCCTAAGTTCAGTTTCTGAAAACATTGAACCATTTCGACAAAAACTGTCCATGATAATCAAAGAGGAGAAACTGTGTCTAGCTCAGCTATACAGTGGGGATGAAACAGACCTCTTTTGGAAGTCAATGCCAGAAAATTATCAGGCAAGTAGGAAGGATATCTGCCTAccagggaagaaaataaacaaagaaaggtTGTCTGCCCTTTTATGTGCAAATGCAGATGGAACTCATAAATTAAAGTCAATCATTATTGGAAAATCAAAACTGCCTAAAAGTGTGAAAGAGGACACAAGTACATTGCCTGTGATATATAAACCCAGTAAAGGTGTTTGGTTCACCAGAGAATTGTTTTCAGAATGGTTTTTTCAAAACTTTGTTCCTGAGGTCCGACATTTTCAACTTAATGTTCTAAGATTTCATGAAGAGGACATCAGGGCGTTGTTACTTCTGGACAGTTGCCCGGCTCATCCTTCCTCTGAATCACTAACCAGTGAGGATGGTCGAATAAAATGTATGTTCTTTCCCCATAACACTTCAACCTTGATTCAGCCAATGAGTCAAGGTGTGATCTTGAGTTGCAAACGACTGTATAGATGGAAGCAACTTGAAGAGAGTCTTGTAATATTTGAAGAAAGTGATGATGAGCAGGAGAAAGGAGATAAAGGAGtttccaaaattaaaatctaTAATATAAAAAGTGCAATTTTTAACTGGGCAAAAAGTTGGGATGAAGTAAAACAAATAACCATAGCAAATGCATGGGAAAATCTTCTTTACAAAAAGGAACCTGAATATGATTTTCAAGGCTTAGAAGATGGGGATTATAGAGAAATTCTTGAAAAATGTGGAGAGTTGGAAACTAAGTTGGATGATGATAGGGTGTGGTTAAATGGAGATGAACAAAAGGGTTGTCTCCTAAAAACCAAAggtgaaataataaagaaagttgttcaaaaaggaggagaaacagaGAAGCAGACTGCTGAATTTAAATTATCTGCTGTAAGAGAGAGTTTGGACTACCTTCTTGACTTTGTTGATGCCACACCTGAGTTTCAGAGATTCCACTTCACGCTGAAAGAGATGCAACAAGAAATAGTCAAGAAACAGTTCCAGAGTAAAATCCATTCTAGAACTGGTAGCTTTTTGAAACCTAGGCCTCGTAATATTAAGGACTCCTTCAGTGGGCCTTCAACTTCTGGTTCTAATCATTAG
- the TIGD7 gene encoding tigger transposable element-derived protein 7 isoform X2, which yields MNKRGKYTTLNLEEKMKVLSRIEAGRSLKSVMDEFGISKSTFYDIKKNKKLILDFVLKQDMPLVGAEKRKRTTGAKYGDVDDAVYMWYQQKRSAGVPVRGVELQAAAERFAQCFGRTDFKASTGWLFRFRNRHAIGNRKGCGEQVLSSVSENIEPFRQKLSMIIKEEKLCLAQLYSGDETDLFWKSMPENYQASRKDICLPGKKINKERLSALLCANADGTHKLKSIIIGKSKLPKSVKEDTSTLPVIYKPSKGVWFTRELFSEWFFQNFVPEVRHFQLNVLRFHEEDIRALLLLDSCPAHPSSESLTSEDGRIKCMFFPHNTSTLIQPMSQGVILSCKRLYRWKQLEESLVIFEESDDEQEKGDKGVSKIKIYNIKSAIFNWAKSWDEVKQITIANAWENLLYKKEPEYDFQGLEDGDYREILEKCGELETKLDDDRVWLNGDEQKGCLLKTKGEIIKKVVQKGGETEKQTAEFKLSAVRESLDYLLDFVDATPEFQRFHFTLKEMQQEIVKKQFQSKIHSRTGSFLKPRPRNIKDSFSGPSTSGSNH from the coding sequence ATGAATAAGAGAGGGAAATATACAACACTGAATCTGGAGGAGAAAATGAAGGTTCTAAGTAGAATTGAAGCTGGACGATCACTTAAAAGTGTAATGGATGAATTTGGAATCAGTAAGTCAACAttttatgacattaaaaaaaataagaagttaatTCTAGACTTTGTACTAAAGCAGGACATGCCATTAGTAGGGgctgagaagagaaagaggacaaCCGGAGCCAAATATGGTGATGTAGATGATGCGGTCTACATGTGGTACCAACAGAAACGCTCAGCTGGTGTTCCGGTAAGAGGCGTGGAGCTTCAGGCTGCTGCAGAGAGATTCGCACAGTGTTTTGGGCGAACAGATTTCAAAGCTAGCACTGGTTGGCTTTTTAGATTTCGAAATCGGCATGCAATTGGAAACCGAAAAGGATGTGGGGAACAAGTCCTAAGTTCAGTTTCTGAAAACATTGAACCATTTCGACAAAAACTGTCCATGATAATCAAAGAGGAGAAACTGTGTCTAGCTCAGCTATACAGTGGGGATGAAACAGACCTCTTTTGGAAGTCAATGCCAGAAAATTATCAGGCAAGTAGGAAGGATATCTGCCTAccagggaagaaaataaacaaagaaaggtTGTCTGCCCTTTTATGTGCAAATGCAGATGGAACTCATAAATTAAAGTCAATCATTATTGGAAAATCAAAACTGCCTAAAAGTGTGAAAGAGGACACAAGTACATTGCCTGTGATATATAAACCCAGTAAAGGTGTTTGGTTCACCAGAGAATTGTTTTCAGAATGGTTTTTTCAAAACTTTGTTCCTGAGGTCCGACATTTTCAACTTAATGTTCTAAGATTTCATGAAGAGGACATCAGGGCGTTGTTACTTCTGGACAGTTGCCCGGCTCATCCTTCCTCTGAATCACTAACCAGTGAGGATGGTCGAATAAAATGTATGTTCTTTCCCCATAACACTTCAACCTTGATTCAGCCAATGAGTCAAGGTGTGATCTTGAGTTGCAAACGACTGTATAGATGGAAGCAACTTGAAGAGAGTCTTGTAATATTTGAAGAAAGTGATGATGAGCAGGAGAAAGGAGATAAAGGAGtttccaaaattaaaatctaTAATATAAAAAGTGCAATTTTTAACTGGGCAAAAAGTTGGGATGAAGTAAAACAAATAACCATAGCAAATGCATGGGAAAATCTTCTTTACAAAAAGGAACCTGAATATGATTTTCAAGGCTTAGAAGATGGGGATTATAGAGAAATTCTTGAAAAATGTGGAGAGTTGGAAACTAAGTTGGATGATGATAGGGTGTGGTTAAATGGAGATGAACAAAAGGGTTGTCTCCTAAAAACCAAAggtgaaataataaagaaagttgttcaaaaaggaggagaaacagaGAAGCAGACTGCTGAATTTAAATTATCTGCTGTAAGAGAGAGTTTGGACTACCTTCTTGACTTTGTTGATGCCACACCTGAGTTTCAGAGATTCCACTTCACGCTGAAAGAGATGCAACAAGAAATAGTCAAGAAACAGTTCCAGAGTAAAATCCATTCTAGAACTGGTAGCTTTTTGAAACCTAGGCCTCGTAATATTAAGGACTCCTTCAGTGGGCCTTCAACTTCTGGTTCTAATCATTAG
- the TIGD7 gene encoding tigger transposable element-derived protein 7 isoform X5 gives MPLVGAEKRKRTTGAKYGDVDDAVYMWYQQKRSAGVPVRGVELQAAAERFAQCFGRTDFKASTGWLFRFRNRHAIGNRKGCGEQVLSSVSENIEPFRQKLSMIIKEEKLCLAQLYSGDETDLFWKSMPENYQASRKDICLPGKKINKERLSALLCANADGTHKLKSIIIGKSKLPKSVKEDTSTLPVIYKPSKGVWFTRELFSEWFFQNFVPEVRHFQLNVLRFHEEDIRALLLLDSCPAHPSSESLTSEDGRIKCMFFPHNTSTLIQPMSQGVILSCKRLYRWKQLEESLVIFEESDDEQEKGDKGVSKIKIYNIKSAIFNWAKSWDEVKQITIANAWENLLYKKEPEYDFQGLEDGDYREILEKCGELETKLDDDRVWLNGDEQKGCLLKTKGEIIKKVVQKGGETEKQTAEFKLSAVRESLDYLLDFVDATPEFQRFHFTLKEMQQEIVKKQFQSKIHSRTGSFLKPRPRNIKDSFSGPSTSGSNH, from the coding sequence ATGCCATTAGTAGGGgctgagaagagaaagaggacaaCCGGAGCCAAATATGGTGATGTAGATGATGCGGTCTACATGTGGTACCAACAGAAACGCTCAGCTGGTGTTCCGGTAAGAGGCGTGGAGCTTCAGGCTGCTGCAGAGAGATTCGCACAGTGTTTTGGGCGAACAGATTTCAAAGCTAGCACTGGTTGGCTTTTTAGATTTCGAAATCGGCATGCAATTGGAAACCGAAAAGGATGTGGGGAACAAGTCCTAAGTTCAGTTTCTGAAAACATTGAACCATTTCGACAAAAACTGTCCATGATAATCAAAGAGGAGAAACTGTGTCTAGCTCAGCTATACAGTGGGGATGAAACAGACCTCTTTTGGAAGTCAATGCCAGAAAATTATCAGGCAAGTAGGAAGGATATCTGCCTAccagggaagaaaataaacaaagaaaggtTGTCTGCCCTTTTATGTGCAAATGCAGATGGAACTCATAAATTAAAGTCAATCATTATTGGAAAATCAAAACTGCCTAAAAGTGTGAAAGAGGACACAAGTACATTGCCTGTGATATATAAACCCAGTAAAGGTGTTTGGTTCACCAGAGAATTGTTTTCAGAATGGTTTTTTCAAAACTTTGTTCCTGAGGTCCGACATTTTCAACTTAATGTTCTAAGATTTCATGAAGAGGACATCAGGGCGTTGTTACTTCTGGACAGTTGCCCGGCTCATCCTTCCTCTGAATCACTAACCAGTGAGGATGGTCGAATAAAATGTATGTTCTTTCCCCATAACACTTCAACCTTGATTCAGCCAATGAGTCAAGGTGTGATCTTGAGTTGCAAACGACTGTATAGATGGAAGCAACTTGAAGAGAGTCTTGTAATATTTGAAGAAAGTGATGATGAGCAGGAGAAAGGAGATAAAGGAGtttccaaaattaaaatctaTAATATAAAAAGTGCAATTTTTAACTGGGCAAAAAGTTGGGATGAAGTAAAACAAATAACCATAGCAAATGCATGGGAAAATCTTCTTTACAAAAAGGAACCTGAATATGATTTTCAAGGCTTAGAAGATGGGGATTATAGAGAAATTCTTGAAAAATGTGGAGAGTTGGAAACTAAGTTGGATGATGATAGGGTGTGGTTAAATGGAGATGAACAAAAGGGTTGTCTCCTAAAAACCAAAggtgaaataataaagaaagttgttcaaaaaggaggagaaacagaGAAGCAGACTGCTGAATTTAAATTATCTGCTGTAAGAGAGAGTTTGGACTACCTTCTTGACTTTGTTGATGCCACACCTGAGTTTCAGAGATTCCACTTCACGCTGAAAGAGATGCAACAAGAAATAGTCAAGAAACAGTTCCAGAGTAAAATCCATTCTAGAACTGGTAGCTTTTTGAAACCTAGGCCTCGTAATATTAAGGACTCCTTCAGTGGGCCTTCAACTTCTGGTTCTAATCATTAG
- the TIGD7 gene encoding tigger transposable element-derived protein 7 isoform X6, protein MWYQQKRSAGVPVRGVELQAAAERFAQCFGRTDFKASTGWLFRFRNRHAIGNRKGCGEQVLSSVSENIEPFRQKLSMIIKEEKLCLAQLYSGDETDLFWKSMPENYQASRKDICLPGKKINKERLSALLCANADGTHKLKSIIIGKSKLPKSVKEDTSTLPVIYKPSKGVWFTRELFSEWFFQNFVPEVRHFQLNVLRFHEEDIRALLLLDSCPAHPSSESLTSEDGRIKCMFFPHNTSTLIQPMSQGVILSCKRLYRWKQLEESLVIFEESDDEQEKGDKGVSKIKIYNIKSAIFNWAKSWDEVKQITIANAWENLLYKKEPEYDFQGLEDGDYREILEKCGELETKLDDDRVWLNGDEQKGCLLKTKGEIIKKVVQKGGETEKQTAEFKLSAVRESLDYLLDFVDATPEFQRFHFTLKEMQQEIVKKQFQSKIHSRTGSFLKPRPRNIKDSFSGPSTSGSNH, encoded by the coding sequence ATGTGGTACCAACAGAAACGCTCAGCTGGTGTTCCGGTAAGAGGCGTGGAGCTTCAGGCTGCTGCAGAGAGATTCGCACAGTGTTTTGGGCGAACAGATTTCAAAGCTAGCACTGGTTGGCTTTTTAGATTTCGAAATCGGCATGCAATTGGAAACCGAAAAGGATGTGGGGAACAAGTCCTAAGTTCAGTTTCTGAAAACATTGAACCATTTCGACAAAAACTGTCCATGATAATCAAAGAGGAGAAACTGTGTCTAGCTCAGCTATACAGTGGGGATGAAACAGACCTCTTTTGGAAGTCAATGCCAGAAAATTATCAGGCAAGTAGGAAGGATATCTGCCTAccagggaagaaaataaacaaagaaaggtTGTCTGCCCTTTTATGTGCAAATGCAGATGGAACTCATAAATTAAAGTCAATCATTATTGGAAAATCAAAACTGCCTAAAAGTGTGAAAGAGGACACAAGTACATTGCCTGTGATATATAAACCCAGTAAAGGTGTTTGGTTCACCAGAGAATTGTTTTCAGAATGGTTTTTTCAAAACTTTGTTCCTGAGGTCCGACATTTTCAACTTAATGTTCTAAGATTTCATGAAGAGGACATCAGGGCGTTGTTACTTCTGGACAGTTGCCCGGCTCATCCTTCCTCTGAATCACTAACCAGTGAGGATGGTCGAATAAAATGTATGTTCTTTCCCCATAACACTTCAACCTTGATTCAGCCAATGAGTCAAGGTGTGATCTTGAGTTGCAAACGACTGTATAGATGGAAGCAACTTGAAGAGAGTCTTGTAATATTTGAAGAAAGTGATGATGAGCAGGAGAAAGGAGATAAAGGAGtttccaaaattaaaatctaTAATATAAAAAGTGCAATTTTTAACTGGGCAAAAAGTTGGGATGAAGTAAAACAAATAACCATAGCAAATGCATGGGAAAATCTTCTTTACAAAAAGGAACCTGAATATGATTTTCAAGGCTTAGAAGATGGGGATTATAGAGAAATTCTTGAAAAATGTGGAGAGTTGGAAACTAAGTTGGATGATGATAGGGTGTGGTTAAATGGAGATGAACAAAAGGGTTGTCTCCTAAAAACCAAAggtgaaataataaagaaagttgttcaaaaaggaggagaaacagaGAAGCAGACTGCTGAATTTAAATTATCTGCTGTAAGAGAGAGTTTGGACTACCTTCTTGACTTTGTTGATGCCACACCTGAGTTTCAGAGATTCCACTTCACGCTGAAAGAGATGCAACAAGAAATAGTCAAGAAACAGTTCCAGAGTAAAATCCATTCTAGAACTGGTAGCTTTTTGAAACCTAGGCCTCGTAATATTAAGGACTCCTTCAGTGGGCCTTCAACTTCTGGTTCTAATCATTAG